One window of the Colletotrichum destructivum chromosome 6, complete sequence genome contains the following:
- a CDS encoding Putative NodB domain, glycoside hydrolase/deacetylase, beta/alpha-barrel yields the protein MLLDTIVTGLLLVASAAAIPIETPMELIKRAPSAGVVIQKCAKPGVFALAYDDGPYQYTSQLVDILNNGGAKATFFMTGTLYGCIYNQRAAVKKAFDSGHQIASHSWTHPQNFGSLSQAQLTSEMQKLEQAAVNIIGRKPAYMRPPYLATGGSVLPTMKTLGYKVITNDVDSGDWNGQTAAQSQQKFQQAGAGGNGHIPLMHETYASTVQTLTPWLINWAKQNNLKLVTVAECLNDGSGAYQPGTFTGNGANSC from the exons ATGCTTCTCGACACCATCGTCaccggcctgctgctggtcgccagcgccgccgcaatCCCCATCGAGACCCCCATGGAGCTCATCAAGCGCGCCCCGAGCGCCGGCGTCGTGATCCAGAAGTGCGCCAAGCCCggcgtcttcgccctcgcctaCGACGACGGACCCTACCAGTACACCtcgcagctcgtcgacatTCTCAACAACGGTGGCGCCAAGGCCACCTTCTTCATGACTGGCACCCTCTACGGCTGCATCTACAACcagcgcgccgccgtcaagaagGCCTTCGACTCGGGCCACCAGATCGCCTCCCACAGCTGGACGCACCCCCAGAACTTCGGCAGCCTCAGCCAGGCCCAGCTCACCTCCGAGATGCAGAAGctcgagcaggccgccgtcaacaTCATCGGCAGGAAGCCCGCTTACATGCGCCCGCCCTACCTGGCCACCGGCGGCTCCGTGctgccgacgatgaagacgctGGGCTACAAGGTCATCACCAACGACGTCGACTCGGGCGACTGGAACGggcagacggcggcgcagagCCAGCAGAAGTTCCAACAGGCTGGCGCAGGCGGCAACGGACACATCCCCCTGATGCACGAGACGTACGCCAGCACGGTGCAGACTCTGACGCCCTGGCTGATCAACTGGGCCAAGCAGAACAATCTCAAGCTGGTTACCGTTG CCGAGTGCCTCAACGACGGCAGCGGAGCCTACCAGCCTGGTACCTTTACCGGCAATGGCGCGAATTCCTGCTGA